From Microtus ochrogaster isolate Prairie Vole_2 unplaced genomic scaffold, MicOch1.0 UNK80, whole genome shotgun sequence, a single genomic window includes:
- the Sdr39u1 gene encoding epimerase family protein SDR39U1, with product MRVLVGGGTGFIGTALTQLLKARGHKVTLVSRQPGPGRITWSELIRSGLPLCDVVINLAGENILNPLRRWNEAFQKEVLTSRLDTTHLLANAITNATHPPQAWILVTGVAYYQPSLTEEYDEDSPGGDFDFFSNLVTKWEAAARLPGESTRQVVVRSGVVLGRGGGAISHMLLPFRLGLGGPIGSGHQFFPWIHIGDLAGILTHALEADHVQGVLNGVAPASTTTNAEFAQALGAALGRPAFIPVPSTVVQAVFGRERATMLLEGQKVVPRRTLATGYQYSFPELGAALKDVVA from the exons ATGCGGGTGCTCGTGG GTGGCGGGACGGGATTCATCGGGACAGCCCTAACCCAGCTGCTTAAAGCCAGGGGCCACAAAGTTACGTTGGTCTCCCGCCAGCCTGGGCCGGGTCGAATCACTTGG AGTGAGCTCATTAGGTCGGGACTGCCCCTCTGCGATGTTGTCATCAACCTGGCTGGAGAGAACATCCTCAACCCTCTGCGAAG ATGGAATGAGGCCTTCCAAAAAGAGGTTCTTACCAGCCGCCTGGATACCACCCACTTGCTAGCTAACGCCATCACCAACGCCACACACCCACCGCAGGCTTGGATACTAGTCACAGGTGTAG CTTACTACCAGCCAAGCCTGACTGAGGAGTATGATGAAGACAGTCCAGGAGGAGATTTTGACTTTTTCTCCAACTTGGTAACCAAATGGGAAGCAGCAGCCAGGCTGCCTGGGGAGTCTACACGCCAGGTTGTGGTACGTTCAG GGGTTGTGCTGGGCCGTGGGGGTGGTGCCATCAGCCACATGCTCCTGCCCTTCCGCCTGGGCCTAGGAGGCCCCATTGGTTCAGGTCACCAGTTCTTCCCCTGGATACACATCGGTGATCTGGCAGGAATTCTGACTCATGCCCTTGAAGCGGACCATGTCCAAGGAGTCCTGAACGGAGTGGCTCCAGCATCTACCACAACCAATGCAGAGTTTGCCCAGGCCTTGGGTGCTGCCCTGGGCCGCCCAGCCTTCATACCTGTCCCCAGCACGGTGGTACAAGCAGTCTTCGGACGAGAGCGTGCCACCATGCTGCTGGAAGGCCAGAAAGTGGTCCCACGGCGGACTCTGGCCACTGGCTACCAGTATTCCTTCCCAGAGTTAGGGGCTGCCTTGAAAGATGTCGTAGCCTAA
- the Khnyn gene encoding protein KHNYN, with protein sequence MSTWGLASPTPDRFAVSAVAEDKVREQQARLERIFSVGMSILSKDCPENPHIWLQLEGPKENVCRAKEYLKGLCSPELQSEICYPPRLHCVFRGAHGFFLDCLAWSTSAHLVPLVPGSLMISGLTEAFVMAQSRVEELVQRLSWDLQLQSCPGAPASAGVLRDFSALLQTREDAYMEALLQLPLAVQEELLSLAQEASGEQGPQVLPSPERQGSGGLLSAQFQGVRAPLSQGGESQGTGVVGSGDSRAARGERPTMEKQGSKQDGVRDTHSGRKEPSGEEIWERGVAFKSQPVGGGAEAPLKGKALGKEEVPQQRGGFSMQGDSSGAHVPSQRAAQTRGASLLQRLHNGSTSPPRVPSPPPAPEPPWPCGDRDRGDRGDKQQAGARGRGSKRGARGGNLVTGTQRFQEALQDPFTLCLANVPGQPDLRHIVIDGSNVAMVHGLQHYFSSRGIALAVQYFWDRGHRDITVFVPQWRFSKDSKVRESHFLQKLYSLSLLSLTPSRVMDGKRISSYDDRFMVKLAEETDGIIVSNDQFRDLAEESDKWMAIIRERLLPFTFVGNLFMVPDDPLGRNGPTLDEFLKKTVRKQGSSKAQQPSRGPKDHGNQQQAKQGKEEEKGGIRKTRETERLRRQLLEVFWGQDHKVDFILQREPYCRDINQLSEALLSLNF encoded by the exons atgtcTACTTGGGGGTTGGCTTCCCCGACTCCTGACCGCTTTGCGGTGTCTGCGGTGGCAGAGGACAAGGTTCGGGAGCAGCAGGCTCGCTTGGAGCGTATCTTCAGCGTGGGAATGAGCATCCTCTCCAAAGACTGCCCAGAGAACCCTCACATCTGGCTGCAGCTTGAGGGCCCCAAGGAGAACGTCTGCAGAGCCAAG GAATACCTGAAGGGGCTCTGCAGCCCAGAACTGCAGAGTGAAATCTGCTACCCACCCAGACTGCACTGCGTCTTTCGGGGAGCCCACGGCTTCTTCCTTGACTGCCTGGCTTGGAGCACATCTGCCCACCTGGTGCCCCTGGTTCCTGGCTCTCTGATGATCAGTGGCCTAACGGAGGCATTTGTGATGGCTCAGAGCCGGGTGGAGGAGTTAGTGCAGCGGCTGAGTTGGGATCTTCAGCTGCAGTCTTGTCCCGGAGCCCCTGCCAGTGCTGGAGTGCTGAGAGACTTCTCTGCTCTGCTGCAGACTAGGGAGGATGCCTACATGGAGGCCCTGCTGCAGCTGcccctggctgtccaggaggAGCTCCTAAGCCTAGCACAGGAGGCATCTGGAGAGCAGGGGCCACAGGTGCTGCCCTCTCCTGAGCGGCAGGGGAGTGGAGGCCTGTTGAGTGCTCAGTTCCAGGGAGTTAGGGCTCCCTTGAGTCAAGGTGGGGAGTCCCAGGGTACTGGAGTGGTGGGGTCCGGAGATTCAAGGGCAGCAAGAGGAGAAAGACCTACTATGGAGAAGCAGGGAAGTAAACAGGATGGTGTCAGGGACACACATTCAGGGAGGAAGGAGCCCTCTGGGGAAGAGATCTGGGAGAGAGGAGTGGCTTTCAAGTCACAACCAGTAGGTGGAGGAGCAGAGGCACCATTGAAGGGAAAGGCCTTGGGGAAAGAGGAGGTTCCTCAGCAAAGAGGAGGGTTCAGTATGCAGGGTGACTCTTCTGGTGCCCATGTGCCCTCTCAGAGGGCAGCTCAAACTCGCGGAGCCTCTCTCCTCCAGCGGCTCCATAATGGGAGCACGTCACCTCCCAGAGTACCTAGCCCTCCACCTGCGCCGGAACCCCCGTGGCCCTGTGGAGACCGAGATCGGGGGGACAGGGGAGACAAGCAACAGGCTGGGGCTCGAGGTCGAGGGTCTAAACGAGGCGCTCGAGGGGGCAACTTGGTGACCGGCACACAGCGTTTCCAGGAAGCCTTACAGGACCCTTTCACCCTGTGCCTTGCTAATGTGCCCGGCCAGCCAGACCTCCGTCATATCGTCATTGATGGCAGCAACGTGGCCATGGT GCATGGCCTGCAGCACTACTTCTCAAGCCGGGGCATTGCTCTTGCTGTGCAGTACTTCTGGGACCGTGGGCATCGTGACATAACTGTCTTTGTGCCCCAGTGGCGCTTCAGTAAGGATTCCAAGGTCAGAG AGAGTCACTTCCTGCAGAAGCTGTACTCCCTGAGTCTGCTTTCCCTGACACCCTCACGAGTCATGGATGGCAAGAGGATTTCTTCCTATGATGACAG GTTCATGGTGAAGCTGGCGGAAGAGACCGATGGGATCATTGTCTCCAATGACCAGTTCCGAGATCTGGCAGAGGAGTCAGACAAGTGGATGGCCATCATCAGAGAGCG CTTGCTGCCCTTCACTTTTGTGGGAAACCTCTTCATGGTCCCAGATGACCCTCTGGGGCGAAATGGCCCCACCCTGGATGAGTTCCTGAAGAAGACAGTCAG GAAACAGGGCTCTTCTAAGGCTCAGCAACCCTCCAGAGGCCCCAAAGACCATGGGAATCAGCAGCAGGCGaagcaagggaaggaagaggaaaaaggtgGCATTCGGAAGACCAGGGAGACAGAGCGGCTCCGGCGCCAGCTGCTGGAGGTGTTTTGGGGTCAGGACCACAAGGTGGACTTCATCCTGCAGCGGGAACCATACTGCCGGGATATTAATCAACTCTCTGAGGCCCTGCTGAGTCTCAACTTTTGA
- the Cbln3 gene encoding cerebellin-3, with translation MGTQRHNHKLPLALVLLTLGAGWAQEGSEPVLLEGECLVVCEPGRPAAGGPGGAALGEAPPGRVAFAAVRSHHHEPAGETGNGTTGAIYFDQVLVNEGGGFDRTSGCFVAPVRGVYSFRFHVVKVYNRQTVQVSLMLNTWPVISAFANDPDVTREAATSSVLLPLDPGDRVSLRLRRGNLLGGWKYSSFSGFLIFPL, from the exons ATGGGAACTCAAAGGCACAACCACAAGCTGCCCTTGGCCCTGGTGCTTCTGACTCTAGGGGCTGGGTGGGCTCAAGAAGGGTCAGAGCCTGTCCTGCTGGAGGGGGAGTGCCTGGTGGTCTGTGAACCAGGTCGACCTGCTGCAGGGGGACCTGGGGGAGCAGCCCTGGGAGAGGCACCTCCAGGAAGAGTGGCGTTTGCTGCAGTCCGAAGCCATCACCATGAACCAGCAGGGGAAACCGGCAACGGCACCACTGGTGCCATCTACTTTGACCAG GTGCTGGTGAATGAGGGTGGTGGCTTTGATCGAACCTCAGGCTGCTTCGTGGCCCCTGTCCGTGGAGTCTACAGCTTCCGATTCCACGTGGTAAAGGTGTACAACCGCCAAACTGTCCAG GTGAGCCTGATGCTGAATACATGGCCGGTCATCTCAGCCTTTGCCAATGACCCTGATGTGACCCGAGAGGCAGCCACGAGCTCTGTGCTGCTTCCCCTGGACCCTGGGGACCGTGTGTCCCTGCGCCTTCGTCGGGGGAATCTTCTGGGTGGCTGGAAGTACTCAAGCTTCTCTGGCTTCCTCATCTTCCCACTCTGA